In Gossypium hirsutum isolate 1008001.06 chromosome D06, Gossypium_hirsutum_v2.1, whole genome shotgun sequence, one genomic interval encodes:
- the LOC107900087 gene encoding uncharacterized protein: protein MELPFYGFNVILGMDWLIEHKAKIDFELKRVTLRSSEGWEAYLACLMGSQDVAKGVCEMRTVKDFPGVFPNELPRLPIDLKVEFTIELYPGSSPVSITPYRMAPKEIRELKIQLQELLDQDFIRPSISP, encoded by the exons ATGGAGTTACCATTTTATGGGTTCAacgtgattttgggaatggattggttgattgAACATAAGGCCAAGATCGACTTTGAGCTGAAAAGAGTTACCTTGCGAAGCAGTGAAG GCTGGGAAGCTTATCTCGCTTGTCTGATGGGTTCGCAAGATGTGGCAAAAGGGGTTTGTGAGATGCGAACTGTGAAAGACTTTCCTGGCGTGTTTCCTAATGAGCTACCTAGATTACCCATAGACCTCAAAGTGGAGTTCACCATCGAGCTATACCCTGGTAGTTCACCAGTGTCTATTACACCATATCGCATGGCACCCAAGGAGATTAGAGAGCTTAAAATACAACTTCAGGAGTTGCTCGATCAAGACTTCATTCGACCAAGCATATCACCTTAG